One genomic segment of Chitinophaga sancti includes these proteins:
- a CDS encoding TonB-dependent receptor, with protein sequence MKKWVTFLTTFLVMLCCQLFAQENSNIRGQIKDSKGNALPGVTIRVKGTTQGTTSQGDGSYNLSAPGTATLEISYVGYASQEIAVNGRSAINITMTDGRTDLGEVVVIGYGTQKKQDVTSAITSVSTKDISSRPIVSAVEAITGKAPGVQVSVPSGQPGGDLSVRVRGIGSPNGGEPLYVVDGVLASDIKTIDPNTIESITVLKDASAAGIYGAAGSTNGVVMITTKQGTKGTTKVDANVYTGMQQIVKKLPVLNNTQWVDLMTDIHGTAPSLPSYYNLDSTNNNWQDIIYRKAMQTGANVGMSGGSDKGTYYFNVGYLNQDGIMVGSNFNRYSVKLSLDQKPKEWLRIGGNVSYNRSYQRSTPQNASTQNGGAVIAALVTPEYIPIKMPAGSPYPGVYGYSNFYSGDNPLSDIWQSENKTIANNLLGNVYTEITLPFNIKYRSQFNAIMENSRYDWFLNPYTSLYGISLTGAGRENTSEVFRYSWDNTLTYDKHIGKHALNVVVGTSALEEKIATSSQYGTGFASGTVTTLNGASTNYSISTGRYNWTTNSYFGRLMYSYADRYLFTATLRADGSSRVGTNNRWGTFPAVSVGWKVSQEKFMENVTFVQNLKIRAGYGSTGNLPPYTMLYPTYSLLSAGSAYSWSSGAASPGVSPSSQIGNPNLRWETAKQTNIGFDASFLQSKITFSADYYYKKVDDMIFTQQLPLTTGGATTAVNLPGHDINKGIELSANAIVVDKKDWGWDVSANISFNNNKITGMDSTTSYQTGGVSVGGSKQPIYTGLIKNGYSLGTFWGYKAMGVDPQTGNMVYSANMMDLGNALPKYTYGINSNFHYKHFSLDVLFDGVHGNKVYNETRMEIENLTGYTNESASVLRRWKQAGDVTDIPRAKDNGTTNATAAALLQSQISSNYVEDGSFFRLRSATLAYNLDASLLKRIGVAGVRIYATAQNLFTITNYKGYYPEINGFGTGTNNQATNAGSSASLMTLGVDNGTYPAAKTYTLGLNVQF encoded by the coding sequence ATGAAAAAATGGGTAACATTCCTGACAACCTTCCTGGTAATGTTATGCTGCCAATTGTTCGCACAGGAAAACAGCAACATCAGGGGACAAATCAAAGACAGTAAAGGAAATGCCTTGCCTGGGGTCACCATCAGGGTCAAGGGCACCACTCAGGGAACCACCAGCCAGGGCGATGGTTCTTACAACCTGTCCGCTCCCGGCACCGCCACGTTAGAAATTTCTTATGTAGGCTATGCTTCCCAGGAGATCGCGGTAAACGGCCGTTCCGCAATTAACATCACCATGACAGATGGTAGAACTGACCTGGGCGAGGTAGTCGTGATCGGCTACGGTACCCAGAAGAAACAGGATGTTACATCTGCTATTACCTCCGTATCCACCAAGGACATCTCCAGCCGCCCGATCGTGAGCGCGGTAGAAGCCATTACCGGCAAAGCTCCGGGCGTACAGGTTTCTGTGCCTTCCGGTCAGCCAGGTGGAGACCTCTCTGTAAGAGTACGTGGTATAGGTAGTCCCAATGGCGGTGAACCCCTCTATGTAGTAGATGGGGTACTGGCCAGCGACATCAAAACCATCGACCCGAACACCATCGAGTCCATCACCGTACTAAAAGACGCTTCCGCTGCCGGTATCTATGGTGCGGCTGGTTCTACTAACGGTGTGGTGATGATCACGACCAAACAGGGTACCAAGGGCACTACGAAAGTGGATGCTAATGTGTACACCGGTATGCAGCAGATCGTAAAGAAATTGCCGGTGCTCAACAACACCCAGTGGGTAGACCTCATGACAGACATTCATGGTACTGCGCCAAGTCTGCCTTCTTATTACAACCTGGACTCTACTAACAACAACTGGCAGGACATCATCTACCGCAAGGCCATGCAAACTGGCGCTAACGTAGGTATGTCCGGCGGTTCTGACAAGGGTACTTACTATTTCAACGTTGGTTACCTGAACCAGGATGGTATCATGGTGGGTTCCAACTTTAACCGTTATTCTGTAAAACTGAGCCTGGATCAGAAACCAAAAGAATGGCTGCGCATAGGCGGTAACGTGAGTTACAACCGCTCTTACCAGCGCTCCACTCCACAAAACGCTTCTACCCAGAACGGTGGTGCGGTGATTGCCGCCCTCGTAACACCTGAATATATTCCTATTAAGATGCCTGCGGGCTCTCCATACCCCGGCGTGTATGGTTACAGCAACTTCTACTCCGGCGATAACCCATTGTCCGATATCTGGCAGTCTGAAAACAAGACCATTGCCAACAACCTGCTGGGCAATGTGTACACCGAAATTACGCTGCCATTCAATATCAAATACCGTAGCCAGTTCAACGCCATTATGGAAAACTCCCGCTACGACTGGTTCCTGAATCCTTACACCAGTCTGTATGGTATCTCCCTCACCGGTGCCGGTCGTGAGAACACGTCCGAAGTGTTCCGCTACAGCTGGGATAATACCCTGACTTATGACAAACATATTGGCAAACACGCCCTGAACGTAGTAGTCGGTACTTCCGCACTGGAAGAAAAGATTGCTACCAGCAGCCAGTATGGAACTGGGTTTGCTTCCGGTACCGTCACTACGCTGAATGGTGCAAGTACAAATTATTCTATCAGCACAGGCAGATACAACTGGACTACGAATTCTTATTTCGGTCGCCTGATGTATTCTTATGCAGATCGCTACCTGTTCACCGCCACACTGCGTGCAGATGGTTCCAGCCGTGTAGGTACCAATAACAGGTGGGGTACATTCCCTGCGGTATCTGTAGGTTGGAAAGTGAGCCAGGAGAAATTTATGGAGAACGTGACCTTCGTACAGAACCTGAAGATCCGTGCTGGTTATGGTTCTACTGGTAACCTGCCTCCATATACCATGCTGTATCCAACATACAGTTTGCTGAGTGCCGGTTCTGCTTATTCCTGGAGCTCCGGTGCGGCTAGTCCGGGTGTAAGCCCCAGCAGCCAGATTGGCAACCCTAACCTGCGTTGGGAAACTGCTAAGCAAACGAACATCGGTTTTGATGCAAGCTTCCTGCAATCAAAGATCACCTTCTCTGCAGATTATTACTACAAGAAAGTGGATGATATGATCTTTACCCAGCAGCTGCCACTCACCACAGGTGGTGCTACCACCGCTGTAAACCTGCCTGGTCACGACATCAATAAAGGGATAGAGCTGAGTGCGAATGCGATCGTCGTTGACAAGAAAGACTGGGGTTGGGATGTGAGCGCGAATATCTCTTTCAACAATAACAAGATCACCGGTATGGATTCTACCACCTCTTACCAGACTGGCGGTGTAAGCGTAGGCGGTAGTAAACAACCTATTTACACAGGTCTGATCAAGAATGGTTATTCCCTCGGTACCTTCTGGGGTTACAAAGCCATGGGCGTAGATCCGCAAACGGGCAACATGGTATACAGTGCCAACATGATGGACCTGGGCAATGCATTGCCAAAGTACACATACGGCATCAATTCTAATTTCCACTATAAGCACTTCTCACTGGATGTATTGTTCGACGGTGTACATGGCAACAAAGTGTACAATGAAACCCGTATGGAAATCGAAAACCTGACCGGCTATACGAACGAAAGCGCTTCCGTACTTCGTCGCTGGAAACAGGCGGGCGATGTAACCGACATTCCTCGTGCAAAAGACAACGGTACCACCAATGCGACAGCGGCCGCATTACTGCAAAGCCAGATTTCCAGCAACTATGTGGAAGACGGTTCCTTCTTCCGCCTGCGTAGCGCTACCCTGGCTTACAATCTGGACGCATCTCTGCTGAAACGTATCGGTGTGGCAGGCGTGCGCATATATGCCACCGCTCAGAACCTGTTCACCATCACCAACTACAAAGGATATTATCCTGAGATCAATGGTTTTGGTACAGGTACCAACAACCAGGCGACCAATGCCGGTTCCAGCGCGAGTCTGATGACACTGGGTGTAGACAATGGTACGTACCCTGCAGCAAAGACCTATACCCTGGGCCTGAATGTACAGTTCTAA
- a CDS encoding glycoside hydrolase family 3 N-terminal domain-containing protein gives MDFGKRLLTVALVGGMICPLTKVHAQKKTKTAPPAKVVAYDSATINARVEALLAKMSLEEKVGQMAQITLDVVGKGPNRFASFDPLVFDTAEIQKALVKYKIGSVLNTANNKALTPQRWWEVVSYIQQVSMKGNALQIPVIFGIDAIHGATYTAGATLFPQQIAQAATRNRTLVRKGAEITAYETRASNTPWVFSPVLDLGGDPRFPRIWESFGEDPYLGAQMGHEIVKGYEGEKNNVNDPTHVAASIKHFLGYQAPVSGKDRTPANISKQQLYEYHLPAFKAGVEAGAHTIMINSGQINGIPVHANYEILTKLLKEELGFKGLAVTDWADIENLYRRDHIAGSDKEAIMLAINAGIDMSMIPYNYEPFCDGLVALVKEGKVSQARVDDAVRRILRVKFELGLFEKPVTNYKDYPLFGSKEFEKASYDAAAEAITLLKNEGNVLPLTKGAKILVTGPNANDMRTLDGAWSYSWQGEKVPQFTAQYNTILAALKKKAGAENVTYIPGVSYKADGKWYEEAPDRLADAVAAAQQADVIVLCLGENSYAEKPGDLNDLYMGDDQTKLAQQLIATGKPVVLVLTEGRPRIISKFEQGVKSVVLGYLPGNFGGDAIADVLYGDVNPSGKLPYTYPRYPNALIGYIHKPSEEQTKAEGVYNYEADYNPQYAFGTGLSYTTFEYSNLKAEVANRVLRVTVDVKNTGSKAGKEAVEVYTSDLLATLISPDVKRLRGFEKILLQAGESKTVTFDIPVEQLAFAGVDGKPVLEPGDFEVHVAKLTAKFRL, from the coding sequence ATGGATTTTGGAAAACGTCTGCTGACAGTTGCATTGGTGGGAGGCATGATATGCCCGCTCACGAAGGTGCACGCGCAGAAAAAAACAAAAACAGCGCCACCGGCCAAAGTGGTAGCTTATGATTCCGCGACAATAAATGCAAGGGTAGAAGCCTTGCTGGCAAAAATGTCACTCGAAGAGAAGGTAGGTCAGATGGCACAGATTACGCTGGACGTAGTTGGGAAAGGACCTAACCGTTTTGCAAGCTTTGACCCGCTGGTGTTCGATACGGCAGAGATACAGAAAGCACTGGTGAAGTACAAGATCGGTTCCGTACTGAACACTGCAAATAATAAAGCCCTGACCCCGCAAAGATGGTGGGAGGTAGTCAGCTATATTCAGCAGGTATCGATGAAGGGCAATGCCCTGCAGATACCCGTGATCTTTGGCATTGACGCGATTCATGGTGCGACCTATACAGCAGGCGCCACCCTGTTCCCGCAGCAGATTGCACAGGCAGCTACCCGCAACAGGACACTGGTACGCAAAGGTGCTGAGATCACGGCATACGAAACAAGGGCCAGTAATACCCCGTGGGTATTTTCCCCGGTGCTGGATTTAGGTGGAGATCCCCGTTTTCCCCGTATATGGGAGTCATTCGGTGAAGACCCTTACCTTGGTGCACAGATGGGACATGAAATCGTGAAAGGCTATGAAGGGGAGAAGAATAATGTGAACGATCCAACCCATGTAGCTGCAAGTATCAAGCACTTCTTAGGTTACCAGGCACCTGTATCCGGCAAGGACCGTACACCTGCGAACATCAGCAAACAACAGCTGTATGAATACCACCTGCCGGCTTTCAAAGCCGGGGTAGAAGCAGGGGCACATACCATTATGATCAACTCTGGTCAGATTAACGGTATCCCTGTACATGCGAACTACGAAATTCTTACAAAATTACTGAAAGAAGAACTGGGCTTTAAAGGACTGGCGGTGACTGACTGGGCAGATATTGAAAACCTGTACCGTCGTGATCATATAGCAGGTAGCGATAAAGAGGCGATCATGCTGGCCATCAATGCTGGTATTGATATGTCCATGATTCCTTATAACTATGAACCATTCTGCGATGGACTGGTGGCATTGGTGAAAGAGGGAAAGGTATCACAGGCAAGAGTGGATGATGCAGTGCGTAGAATACTGCGTGTGAAATTTGAACTGGGCCTCTTTGAGAAACCGGTTACTAACTACAAAGACTATCCTTTATTTGGTAGCAAAGAGTTTGAAAAAGCATCTTATGATGCAGCAGCAGAAGCGATTACATTGCTGAAGAATGAAGGGAATGTATTGCCCTTAACAAAGGGAGCTAAAATACTGGTCACTGGCCCGAACGCAAATGATATGCGTACACTGGATGGTGCGTGGAGCTATAGCTGGCAGGGAGAAAAGGTACCCCAGTTTACGGCTCAGTATAATACCATCCTGGCAGCCCTGAAAAAGAAAGCAGGTGCAGAGAATGTAACTTACATCCCGGGTGTGAGCTATAAGGCAGATGGTAAGTGGTATGAAGAAGCACCTGATCGGCTGGCAGATGCAGTAGCTGCTGCGCAACAGGCAGATGTGATAGTATTGTGTCTGGGTGAAAACTCATATGCAGAAAAACCTGGCGACCTGAATGACCTGTACATGGGTGATGACCAGACTAAACTGGCACAGCAACTGATTGCGACTGGTAAACCAGTGGTATTGGTGCTGACAGAAGGTCGTCCGCGTATCATCAGCAAGTTTGAGCAGGGAGTGAAAAGTGTGGTGCTGGGTTACCTGCCCGGCAATTTTGGTGGCGATGCAATAGCAGATGTGTTGTATGGTGATGTGAATCCATCCGGTAAATTACCGTATACGTATCCACGTTATCCAAATGCGCTGATAGGGTATATTCATAAGCCGTCAGAAGAGCAGACAAAGGCAGAAGGGGTGTATAATTATGAAGCCGATTACAATCCGCAGTATGCATTTGGTACAGGGTTGAGCTATACGACTTTTGAATACAGCAACCTTAAAGCTGAGGTGGCGAACCGTGTGCTGCGCGTAACAGTAGATGTAAAGAATACAGGTAGTAAAGCTGGTAAGGAAGCAGTAGAGGTGTATACATCAGATTTGTTAGCGACATTGATTTCGCCTGATGTGAAGAGACTGCGTGGATTTGAGAAGATTTTGCTGCAGGCAGGAGAAAGTAAGACGGTAACATTTGATATTCCGGTAGAGCAGTTGGCTTTTGCAGGTGTGGATGGCAAGCCGGTATTGGAGCCGGGTGATTTTGAAGTGCATGTGGCGAAGCTGACCGCGAAGTTTAGGTTATAA
- a CDS encoding HAD family hydrolase has product MHHSAKITTLFLDIGGVLLSNGWDRAARKEAARIFNLDIVELEERHHLTFDTYEEGKLTLDEYLTRIVFYEHREFTRNDFKEFMYSRTTPYPEMIDLICQLKEHYKLKIAIVNNEGRELNEYRIRTFGIDKFVDFFISSCFVHFRKPDADIWRMALDIALVKPQEVLYLEDRAMFIHVAEGLGINGLLHENYTKTVEKLKEWGLELPPQ; this is encoded by the coding sequence ATGCATCACTCGGCAAAAATTACGACACTATTCCTGGACATTGGCGGGGTTTTATTAAGCAACGGTTGGGACCGTGCTGCCCGTAAAGAGGCAGCCAGGATCTTTAATCTGGATATTGTAGAACTGGAAGAACGCCACCACCTTACCTTCGATACTTACGAAGAAGGCAAGCTCACGCTGGATGAATACCTTACAAGAATTGTCTTCTACGAACACAGGGAGTTTACAAGGAATGATTTTAAAGAGTTCATGTACAGCCGTACGACTCCTTATCCTGAAATGATAGACCTGATCTGTCAGTTAAAGGAACATTATAAACTGAAGATCGCGATTGTCAACAATGAAGGAAGAGAACTGAACGAATACCGCATACGGACGTTCGGCATTGATAAATTTGTAGATTTTTTTATTTCTTCCTGCTTTGTGCATTTCCGCAAGCCTGATGCGGATATCTGGCGAATGGCTCTGGATATTGCGCTTGTAAAACCACAGGAGGTATTATACCTTGAGGACCGTGCTATGTTTATTCATGTTGCTGAAGGGCTGGGAATCAATGGGCTTTTGCATGAGAACTATACAAAGACAGTTGAAAAACTGAAGGAATGGGGGCTTGAACTTCCTCCTCAATAA
- a CDS encoding 7TM diverse intracellular signaling domain-containing protein, whose amino-acid sequence MRNWLLWGALLLLTNIATGQQVVHIDSSLNEHIFTYAQIEFLNDPQGNLDIHDVTQPAMQAQFRASLESTPQNRQLGAVCWYRICIGHNREADKYYLLEFFDQTIDDITAYLPDTTGAFKKVQLGAQYPFSHRWFRHKNFEIPLDNFRQDSAVYYFRIQSSQTADIIIVLRSIDRFVSYALSEYLTFGIFYGMILIFSFYNLIMFIAMRQRQYLYYVLYVMSVALYELCTDGIAYQWLWPNWPIWNQQAFAWPLLTMSIFALLFTSSLLHLKVRQPFLYRLINVVIGLRCLYFLGCLFINPYWFNYKFIELIPLAVAFYTGIHVWSKGYRPARFFVLGYAFLFVGFMLKFFIMLGYTWLNFGAISYYSLSCCFILEMFFLSFAVGDKVRLLKRKRDKAHRQMIRQMTENARLKDNLNKELEAQVKARTKEISEQAAEISRMNALLEQHNKQLQTNVEEVSRARALSTSLDFEEFSKIYPDKDSCLQFLADLKWTGPYHCRKCGNDNFYPGHQPFSRRCTKCSYEESATAYTIYQNIRIPINKAFYLTFLVYSSKGKISSHKLSEILEIRQSTCWSYASRITKMMEERKKALKNANGQGWSLLVLDDKEDG is encoded by the coding sequence ATGCGTAATTGGCTTTTATGGGGGGCATTGCTGCTACTGACCAATATTGCGACAGGGCAGCAGGTGGTGCATATCGACAGCTCGTTGAATGAACACATATTTACCTATGCCCAGATCGAATTTCTGAACGACCCGCAAGGCAATCTGGATATCCACGATGTGACTCAGCCTGCCATGCAGGCGCAATTCCGCGCCAGCCTGGAAAGTACGCCCCAGAACCGGCAACTGGGCGCCGTTTGTTGGTATCGTATCTGCATCGGCCATAACCGGGAAGCTGATAAATATTACTTACTCGAATTCTTCGACCAGACCATCGACGATATCACCGCTTACCTGCCTGATACCACCGGGGCTTTTAAAAAAGTACAATTAGGTGCCCAATACCCTTTTTCCCATCGATGGTTCCGGCATAAGAACTTCGAAATCCCCCTGGACAACTTCCGGCAGGACAGCGCCGTTTATTATTTCCGGATCCAATCCTCCCAAACGGCAGATATTATTATTGTACTCCGCTCTATCGACCGGTTTGTTAGTTACGCCCTCTCCGAATACCTCACTTTCGGCATTTTCTATGGCATGATCCTCATTTTCAGCTTTTACAACCTGATCATGTTCATTGCCATGCGCCAGCGCCAATATCTATATTATGTATTATATGTAATGAGCGTAGCCCTGTACGAGCTTTGTACGGATGGTATTGCCTACCAGTGGCTCTGGCCCAACTGGCCCATCTGGAACCAACAGGCGTTCGCCTGGCCATTGCTCACCATGAGCATTTTTGCCCTGCTGTTTACCAGTAGCCTATTACACTTAAAGGTCCGGCAGCCGTTTTTGTACCGCCTTATAAACGTGGTCATTGGGTTGAGGTGCCTCTATTTCCTGGGCTGCCTGTTCATCAATCCTTACTGGTTCAATTATAAATTCATAGAACTAATACCCCTGGCGGTCGCATTCTATACAGGTATCCATGTTTGGTCCAAAGGCTACCGGCCGGCCCGTTTCTTTGTATTGGGATATGCTTTTCTCTTTGTAGGCTTTATGCTCAAGTTCTTCATCATGCTGGGGTACACCTGGCTGAATTTTGGGGCCATTAGCTATTATAGCCTGAGTTGCTGTTTTATATTGGAAATGTTTTTCCTCAGCTTCGCCGTAGGGGATAAAGTTCGCCTGTTAAAACGCAAACGAGACAAAGCCCACCGACAAATGATCCGCCAGATGACGGAAAACGCCCGTTTAAAAGATAACCTGAACAAGGAACTGGAAGCCCAGGTCAAAGCAAGAACCAAAGAGATCTCCGAACAGGCGGCAGAGATCTCCCGCATGAACGCCCTGTTGGAACAACACAACAAACAACTGCAAACTAACGTGGAAGAGGTGAGCCGTGCCCGCGCCCTCTCTACATCCCTTGATTTTGAAGAATTTAGTAAGATCTACCCTGACAAGGATAGCTGCCTCCAATTCCTGGCAGACCTGAAATGGACTGGTCCCTACCATTGCCGCAAGTGCGGGAATGATAATTTCTATCCCGGGCACCAGCCTTTTAGCCGTCGTTGTACCAAATGCAGCTACGAGGAATCCGCTACCGCGTACACCATTTACCAGAATATCCGTATTCCTATTAATAAAGCCTTCTATCTCACCTTTTTAGTTTACAGTAGCAAAGGAAAGATCTCTTCCCATAAACTGTCCGAAATCCTCGAAATCCGCCAAAGTACCTGCTGGTCCTACGCTTCCCGCATCACCAAAATGATGGAAGAAAGAAAAAAAGCCCTCAAAAATGCCAATGGACAGGGGTGGAGTTTACTGGTTTTGGACGATAAGGAAGATGGTTGA
- a CDS encoding glycoside hydrolase family 30 protein, whose product MKLWLYAGCLASVLGGCTQKKENARVFLTTRDEKQLFQEQAFLKSEKDTALLNLKIDTSQQYQEIEGFGAAMTGSSAYVMQQYMTAPKRKALLDELFDAEKGIGINYIRLSIGASDFSLSPYSYDDMPAGERDDSLTHFSIAKDTGALIPVLKEVVAINPDIHIMVTPWSAPGWMKTSDKLEGGSLKPDAYAAYASYFAKYIQALGAEGIKATSLSVQNEPQYEAAYPTMKMTAPEQLTFIKDHLGPVLQQKGIHTEILLFDHNWNSPEYPISILDDSVAGKYVTGAAFHCYEGAVGAMSLVHAAHPDKGLYFTECSGGSWAPDFGGNLKYMVGNLLIGTVNNWSKNVLLWNMALDENNGPTTNQPALPGEKVNKGCMTCRGVVTVRSDSGTVTKNVEYYALAHFSKFVRPGARRIYSSHPGVVENVAFLNKDGSRVLVALNGGEETKVFSVQDGERVYKYELKAGAVVTLVWK is encoded by the coding sequence ATGAAGTTATGGTTGTATGCCGGATGCTTAGCATCGGTACTGGGCGGCTGTACCCAGAAAAAAGAGAATGCACGTGTTTTCCTCACTACAAGAGACGAAAAACAGCTATTTCAGGAGCAGGCTTTTCTCAAATCTGAAAAGGACACCGCATTATTAAATTTAAAGATCGACACTAGTCAGCAGTACCAGGAGATCGAAGGATTTGGTGCGGCTATGACGGGATCATCGGCTTATGTAATGCAGCAATACATGACAGCACCTAAGCGCAAAGCACTGCTGGATGAACTGTTTGATGCAGAGAAAGGGATCGGGATAAATTATATCCGGTTGTCGATAGGCGCATCTGACTTCTCTCTTTCACCTTATAGCTATGATGATATGCCTGCGGGCGAGCGGGATGATAGTCTGACGCATTTTAGCATAGCAAAAGATACGGGTGCTTTAATTCCTGTGCTGAAAGAGGTGGTGGCAATTAACCCTGATATCCACATCATGGTGACTCCCTGGAGTGCACCGGGATGGATGAAAACCAGTGACAAGCTGGAAGGTGGTTCCTTAAAACCGGATGCTTATGCAGCATATGCCTCCTATTTTGCAAAATATATCCAGGCCTTAGGTGCTGAAGGTATCAAAGCAACCAGTCTGAGTGTCCAGAATGAGCCGCAGTATGAAGCGGCCTATCCTACCATGAAGATGACGGCGCCAGAACAGTTAACCTTTATTAAGGATCATTTAGGACCTGTATTACAACAAAAGGGTATCCACACAGAAATACTTTTATTCGATCATAACTGGAATAGCCCGGAATACCCGATTTCCATATTAGACGATTCGGTTGCGGGTAAGTACGTAACTGGTGCAGCTTTCCATTGTTATGAAGGTGCCGTAGGTGCCATGAGCCTGGTACATGCCGCGCACCCTGACAAAGGGTTATATTTCACAGAATGTTCCGGTGGGAGCTGGGCGCCTGATTTTGGTGGCAACCTGAAATATATGGTGGGCAATCTACTGATAGGCACCGTCAATAACTGGTCAAAGAACGTATTACTCTGGAATATGGCGCTGGATGAAAATAATGGTCCTACGACCAATCAGCCTGCGCTGCCAGGAGAGAAGGTGAACAAGGGGTGTATGACCTGCAGAGGGGTGGTAACGGTCCGGTCAGACAGCGGAACGGTGACAAAGAATGTAGAGTACTATGCGCTGGCGCATTTCAGCAAGTTTGTGCGGCCAGGGGCGAGAAGGATCTATTCATCCCATCCTGGGGTGGTGGAAAATGTGGCGTTTTTAAATAAAGATGGTAGCCGGGTGTTGGTAGCGCTGAATGGCGGGGAGGAGACAAAGGTTTTTTCTGTGCAGGACGGGGAACGGGTGTATAAATATGAGCTAAAGGCAGGAGCAGTAGTGACTTTGGTGTGGAAGTAG
- a CDS encoding RagB/SusD family nutrient uptake outer membrane protein, which translates to MKKQLLYTLSFAMAFAACKKSFLDKKPESDLSTGSFYASATDAEEGLTGAYRTMANGNFFQYDNLMNTDGRSDNCYVNGDNTSAEQPLEMFTYVATNTNIQRDWQELYNNIRAVNAVLDAVPGLNSDEWAGTTRKAQILGEARFLRAMNYYWLVTEWGDVPLITTEDNGGDYYPSRATSTEVYAQIITDLVYADSTLNTSPYNGEYGRATQGAADAMLAKTYAQMGDYTNCLVYANKVISSGTYALVGNFANLWGAANKNNSEAILEIQYSGSTYSFWGVEMFAYVASDQWAKRNIGSYDLIQAFKAAGDTAGARYTSTFNWQIANASFNSPAAAWEYTEAIPFMNKWPDPSGWNSTDNITLLRLGDIILLAAEANNELGNTATAITLLNQIRTRAGLDNTTATTKADLATAILNERRLELVNEGTRWNDLMRAEKNGYVNVVTLMNSQKDESGTTINYGVNTDKHQYLFPIPEQDRLLNKNLTQNTGY; encoded by the coding sequence ATGAAAAAACAACTCTTATATACGCTTTCTTTCGCCATGGCATTTGCTGCCTGCAAAAAGAGCTTTCTCGATAAAAAACCTGAATCTGACCTGAGCACTGGTAGTTTCTATGCCTCTGCTACGGATGCGGAAGAAGGATTGACGGGTGCTTACCGCACCATGGCTAATGGTAACTTCTTCCAGTACGATAACCTGATGAATACAGATGGTCGTTCTGACAACTGCTACGTAAACGGTGATAACACTTCGGCGGAGCAACCATTGGAGATGTTTACCTATGTGGCGACAAATACCAATATCCAGCGTGACTGGCAGGAACTATACAACAATATCCGTGCAGTGAATGCTGTGCTGGATGCAGTACCCGGCCTGAATTCCGACGAATGGGCCGGTACTACCCGCAAAGCGCAGATCCTGGGTGAAGCCCGTTTTCTGCGTGCCATGAACTACTACTGGTTAGTGACCGAGTGGGGCGATGTACCACTGATCACTACAGAAGATAACGGTGGCGACTATTATCCTTCCCGTGCTACCAGCACCGAAGTATATGCACAGATCATCACAGACCTGGTGTATGCAGATAGTACATTAAATACGTCTCCTTACAATGGTGAGTATGGCCGTGCGACCCAGGGTGCTGCCGATGCCATGCTGGCAAAGACTTATGCACAGATGGGTGACTATACTAACTGTCTCGTCTATGCGAATAAAGTGATCAGCAGCGGTACCTATGCATTAGTAGGTAACTTTGCCAACTTATGGGGTGCTGCGAATAAGAACAACAGCGAAGCCATCCTGGAGATTCAGTATTCAGGTAGTACGTATAGCTTTTGGGGTGTGGAGATGTTTGCATACGTAGCATCTGATCAGTGGGCAAAACGTAACATCGGTTCTTATGATCTGATTCAGGCATTCAAAGCCGCTGGCGATACTGCTGGCGCACGTTACACATCCACGTTCAACTGGCAGATAGCGAATGCGAGTTTTAACAGTCCGGCAGCGGCCTGGGAATATACCGAAGCAATTCCGTTTATGAACAAATGGCCTGATCCAAGTGGCTGGAATAGTACTGATAATATTACCTTATTAAGATTGGGGGATATTATCTTATTGGCTGCAGAAGCAAATAATGAGTTAGGCAATACAGCCACAGCTATCACCCTGCTGAACCAGATCCGTACCCGTGCAGGCCTGGACAATACGACTGCGACTACAAAAGCAGACCTGGCAACTGCCATCCTGAATGAAAGAAGACTGGAACTGGTGAACGAAGGTACCCGCTGGAATGACCTGATGCGTGCAGAGAAAAACGGGTATGTGAATGTGGTAACCCTGATGAACAGTCAGAAAGATGAATCCGGTACCACCATCAATTATGGGGTGAATACTGACAAGCATCAGTATTTGTTCCCAATACCGGAGCAGGACAGGTTGTTGAATAAGAATTTAACCCAGAACACAGGATATTAA